A single genomic interval of Euwallacea similis isolate ESF13 chromosome 2, ESF131.1, whole genome shotgun sequence harbors:
- the LOC136419181 gene encoding beta-1,4-glucuronyltransferase 1-like, translated as MYNNRKTFIIKILIILCVIYLAVHVIYSGGPVIRELQQSGRSLASLDNNIETAPLVQDGPVIQVTTNTTKQQSPPADPVEEEKIIQPSTPSPKPEKTVFEKVKEITQCLDKPIVPKTQQRGDYWVLYNYVRAERTFKCEETITYTTHADYSFLDNLVPLLEKWRAPISIALHAPGTDFASTVESVAHLRDCTGGLVRELVTFHIYFSTKHVPKEVPKHSNVFEEPYNCSLTPPYLNASSDQMYKAQKKLLYPVNVGRNVAREMAQTYYILPSDIELYPSPNISSKFLDLIAKNTGPLLSKNPKVFPLHIFEVSANSQVPETKTALKELLTNGTALPFHKKLCPGCHNIPKAKEWQLAPESEGLHIFHVGKRNGRFIHWEPIFIGTHNDPLYDERLSWEGKSDKMTQGYALCVLNYDFLILDNAFLVHKPGIKMYKKDAKRAMLAGKTNQLIKKIIFPELKVLYGVRKGCAV; from the exons ATGTACAACAACAGGAAAACTTTCATTATCAAGATCTTGATCATTCTCTGCGTGATCTACCTGGCAGTTCACGTGATCTACAGCGGCGGTCCCGTCATTCGGGAATTGCAGCAATCTGGAAGAAGTCTGGCATCCCTGGATAACAACATCGAAACGGCCCCATTAGTACAAGATg GTCCAGTAATCCAGGTGACGACTAACACTACCAAGCAACAGTCGCCTCCAGCAGATCCAGTGGAGGAGGAGAAGATCATCCAGCCTTCCACTCCTTCTCCCAAGCCAGAGAAAACAGTCTTTGAGAAGGTGAAGGAAATCACGCAGTGTCTGGATAAACCAATCGTGCCAAAGACCCAGCAACGTGGCGATTACTGGGTGTTATACAATTACGTACGTGCCGAAAGGACGTTTAAGTGTGAAGAGACCATTACGTATACTACGCACGCTGACTATTCTTTCTTGGACAATTTAGTGCCATTATTGGAGAAGTGGAGAGCTCCTATTAGTATCGCTCTCCATGCTCCTGGGACCGATTTCGCCAGCACTGTCGAATCAGTGGCTCACCTGAGGGATTGTACCGGTGGTTTAGTGCGCGAGTTGGTTAcctttcatatttatttcagCACGAAACATGTTCCCAAAGAG GTTCCAAAACACAGCAACGTGTTCGAGGAACCGTACAATTGCTCACTAACCCCGCCCTACCTCAATGCATCCTCTGACCAGATGTACAAAGCTCAGAAGAAGCTGCTCTATCCTGTAAATGTGGGCAGGAATGTGGCCAGAGAGATGGCCCAGACTTATTACATCTTACCCTCAGACATCGAACTGTATCCTAGTCCTAACATTAGTTCTAAGTTCCTAGATCTGATAGCCAAGAACACGGGTCCTTTGCTCAGCAAAAACCCAAAGGTGTTTCCTCTGCACATTTTCGAGGTCAGTGCCAATTCGCAGGTGCCAGAAACCAAAACAGCGTTAAAGGAGTTGTTAACCAATG GTACAGCGTTGCCATTCCACAAGAAACTATGTCCAGGGTGCCATAATATACCGAAAGCTAAAGAATGGCAATTAGCACCAGAATCCGAAGGCCTTCACATATTCCACGTTGGAAAAAGAAATGGAAGGTTTATACATTGGGAGCCCATTTTCATTGGAACCCACAACGATCCCCTCTACGACGAAAGGCTCAGTTGGGAGGGCAAGAGTGATAAGATGACGCAG GGTTACGCATTGTGCGTCCTGAACTATGACTTTCTGATCCTGGATAACGCCTTTCTGGTCCACAAACCCGGAATCAAGATGTACAAAAAGGATGCAAAAAGGGCCATGTTGGCGGGCAAAACGAACCAACttatcaagaaaataatatttccgGAATTGAAAGTTTTGTATGGAGTCAGGAAGGGCTGTGCAGTCTAA